The Alistipes megaguti sequence GCTGTTCCTCTACGACTGCTCGACGGCCGAGATGCGCGACCTCACGGAGGCGTTCGACTACAACGCGCAGAACGTCGTCTGGGAGGGCAACGACCGCGTATGGTTCATCGCCCCGATCGAGGGCACGTACCAGATCTGCCGCGTGGCCGCGACCGACGGCGAGGTGGAGGTCCTCACCAAGGGCGACCACAGCCTGACGGCCTTCACGACGGGCGGCGGCCGCATGGTGGCCGAGCGTTCGACCATCTCGTCGGCCACGGAGTTCTTCGAGGTCAACACCTCGGACGGCTCGCTGACCCAGATCTCGGCCATCAACGACGCCATCTACAAAAACATCCGCATGGGTGAGGTGCAGAAGCGCTGGGTGCGCACCACCGACGGCAAGCAGATGCTCACGTGGGTGATCCTGCCGCCCGACTTCGACCCGGCCCAAAAGTACCCGACGCTGCTCTACTGCGAGGGCGGCCCGCAGAGTGTCGTGGCCAACGGCTGGAGCTACCGCTGGAACTTCCAGCTGATGTCCGCCCAGGGCTATGTGGTGGTGGCCCCGAACCGCCGCGGCGTACCGTCGTTCGGCCAGGAGTGGCTCGACCAGATCTCGGGAGACTACTCGGGGCAGAACATCCGCGACTACCTCTCGGCCATCGACGACGTGGCCCGTGAACCGTGGGCCGACGAGGAGCGCATGGGTTGCGTCGGCGCCTCGTACGGCGGCTACTCGGTCTACTTCCTGGCCGGCTGCCACAAGAAGCGCTTCAAGGCCTTCATCGCCCACTGCGGCATCTTCGACTTCGACTCGATGTACGGCGAAACCGAGGAGCTGTGGTTCGTCAACAACGACTACGGCGGCCCGTACTGGGACCGAGACAACGCCACGGCCCAGCGTTCGTATGCCAATTCGCCCCACAAGTTCGTCGAGAAGTGGGATACGCCGATCCTGATCTTCACCGGCGAAAAGGACTTCCGCATCCCCTACACGCAGTCGCTCGAAGCCTTCACGGCAGCCCGCGTACGGGGCATTCCGGCCCGGCTGGTGGAGTTCCGCGACGAAGCGCACCAGGTCTTCAAACCCCAGAACTCGATGGTCTGGAACCGCGAATTCTTCGGCTGGCTCGACCGCTACGTCAAAAAGGCCGAATAGGCTGATAATCTTCCCCGTAAAAGGCTCTCCGACCGCCGGATCGGAGAGCCTTTTCTGTTCGAAATGTCGCCGGGAAACCCCGAAAAAGGGAGGGTTTCATGATGAAAAACCGGGCGTTCGTTGAATTTATTTCCAAAAACGGCCTCCCGCGCCTATTTTTGCAGATGTTCAGATAAAAGAATTCGTACATGATGAAACGTTGGACAACCCTGCTGCTCCTGCCGCTTCTGGCCGCCTGTTCGAAGGCCCCGGAGGTCGCGACGGATCCGGCAGCACAAACCATCGAGGTCGCCATCGGTTCGGGTCCGCGGCTCGACATCACCACTCAGTCCGCCACCCGCACCACGCTGGACGAGGAGGGCACGCAGGTGAAATGGCAAACAGGTGACCAACTCGCACTCTGGGCCGTGAACTCCGCCTCGCAGCGCGTGATCGAAGCCGCCACCTTCAGTCTCTACCACTACAACGCCTCCTACAATTCGGCCAGCTTCCGGGGCTCGATTCCCGCCCTGGCCGAGGATACCTATTCCTATTATGCCGTTTCGCCCGTCCCGGCCGCAACCGATGGTCTGCAGGTCTCGTACGACATTCCGGCCGTACAGGACGGAACGTTCCACGGCGAGTGGGACGTGATGGTGGCCAAGCCCGTCACGGGAGAGGCCCTGCGCGAACACGACCGCAAGGATGCAAACGGCATCAGCGACAATTCGGATATCGTCAACCTGCAATTCGCCCACAAGATCCACGTGCTGAAAATCACGCTGCCGAAGAACGATCTGGGCGAGCCGATCACGGAGATCGAGCTGACCTTCCCGACGGCCGTTACGGGCCGTCTGACGGTCGATGCCTCGAATCCGGAGGCCGACGCCACGTTGAGCGGCGGAAGCAAGACGCTCACGCTGCGTTTTGCCGAACCGAAGGATGCCGGCGACGTGGTCTATGCCATGATCGCCCCCGTGACACTCGAAGAGGGACAACAGATTTCGATTCTGGCCGTCGGTGAGAGCAGCGAATCGGAGTCGCGGACCTTCGCACCCGCCAGCGCCGACCGCACCTTTGCCGCCGGCCACACCACCCCGATCAACTACAATGTCCCGGGGCTCGGGCGCATGTTCACCCGGCTGAATTTCCGGCTGGACGAGGCGGGAGCCAACACGCTGGGCGAAGAGATCGACTCCTTCACGGTCACGGCTCCCGAAGGGTGGGTCTTCGAGGACGGCACCCGCAGCCGGACCTTCCAGGTCTCGGGAACGGGCGACTACCTGGTCCGCTTCCGCGACTACCCCAACCAGACGGCCGAAACATCCGGATTCCAGGTGACGTACGATTCGGAGCACGCCCTTCTGACCGAAACATTCACGCTGCCGGCCGTCACCCCCGAGACGCTGAATCAGGTCGCCGCGTTCCGCGTGCCCTACCTCTTCGAGGAGGACTTCAGCGGTGTCGAACAAACCATCGAAAGCGAAAATACGGAACTGCTGACAAACTACAACCTTGCAGACTGGGGCGGTTCCCGCTATTCAATGGCTCCCGGCAGATTGGCCTGCGCCGTTTGGGTGGCATCAAGCACGGAGGGAATCTTCGGAGGATCACACTGCGGAAGACTCGATTCTCCGGTACTGCCGCTCAAAAAGAGCGCCAACATCAAGGTCTCATACAACATCGGAGGCACCCAGGTCACCGGTGCGGCATTCTTTGGCACGTCCTACTGGGTTTCCGTCTGCCAGTTCGGAACGGAGACCAATCCGGCCTCCTTCCCGATCTCCGGAGAAGAAAACACTCCGACCAATCTGATTGAGACATTCCGCCCGGCCACCGGAGCCAGCATGACGGGCTCGCTGCCAACACCCAAAGAGTATACAATAAATGCCGAGGTGGGAACCCGTCTGAGTTGGAGGTGCAGTTATGAGATGGAATCCAGTACAGGTTCCTCGCCCACGTTGACCCGGAAAACCCTCTATCTGTATCTCGATGACATCAAAGTATCCATCGCCCAATAACGACACCGCCATGAAAAACTACCTGTTCACATTGTTGGCATCGGCGGCCGTCGTGGCCGGAGGATGCTCCAAAGACGAATCACCGGCATCGGCCGACGGATACGGAACCCTCCGGATCCTCTGCACGCCCGATGCCGCCATCACGACCCGCGCCGAAATCGCCACCTCGCCCGTACCCGAGGCCGGAGAGTTCGCCCTGCGCATCACCGGAACGGACTACGACCACTCGTGGACGAGCGTTACGGAGTTCAACGAGGCGCAGCCGCTTCTGCCGACCGGCGAATACACCGCCGAGGTCTCCTTCGGCGACCCTGCGGCCGAAGGGGCCGGCAAGCCCTGCTACCACGGAACAAAAACCATCCAGATTCTCCCGCGCAAAAGCATCTCGGAACAGATCGAGGCCCGCATCGTCAATTCGCAGGTGACGGTCACCTCGACCGAGGCGTTCCGCACCTACTTCCACGACGCCGTCTTCACCGTCACCACGTCGGCCGGCAACCGCTTCACCTTCAAGCCGGGGGCCGGGACACAGGACGAGGCGGTCTTCGTGGCAGCCGGCACACGGCTCACCCTCACCGGTGAGGCCATGCTCCAGAGCCAGACCGGCACGGCCTTCGACCGTCCGTACACCTTTCCCGAGCAGACCCTCGAACAGACCGTCGCCCGCACGCGTCACACCTTCTGTTTCGACGCCCGCGACAACGGCAGTGCCACGGTGACGATCAACCTCTACGACGAATACCTCGACGAACGCACCTTCGAGGTCGAACTGAACGACGATTCCCAAAAAGATCCCAACGCATGAAAACGACTCGAAATATGAAATTCTTTACCGGATTATGCTCGGCCCTGGCCCTGAGCGCCCTTCTGCTGACGGGCTGCGTCAACGAAGAACCGCCCTACAAAAGCACGGACAACGGCTCCGCGGAGGCCGGGACAACGGGTTATCTGAGCGGCGAGACGCTCTCGCTGCGCATCATTGCCGACAGTCAGACCGACGTCCGCCCCGATGACACGGAGGATGCAACCCAGACTCCGCCGCAGGCAAACGCCGCCACCCGGGCCGATGTCGCGACGGACAACTACCACGTGACGATCGTCAACTCGGGCGACCAAAGCCCGGCCTTCGACGGCACCTATGCCGAGTTGAAGAGCCGACTCGCCGAAGGTCCCATGGAGCTGCCGATCGGAAGCTACGATCTGACGGTCCGTTCGCACCGCGACGAAGAGCTCCAGGCCGCAGCCTGGAACATGCCGGTCTACGGCACCTCCCGCTCCTTCACGATCACGAAGGATGTCACGACCTCTCTCGGAGAGATCGTCTGCACGCTGCAGAACATCAAGGTGACACTGCTCTGCTCGGCGGATCTGGCCGAGCAGCTGGCCGATGACACGAAAGTCGTCATTTCGCTGGGCGATGCCGCGCTGGAGTTCGACAAAGCACACTGGGACGGCAACCAGGCCGCCTTCTTCCTGCCGGCCGGCGAAGAGAATACGCTCGACTTCGTCCTCACCGGAACCTTCACCGACGGCGGGGAGGCCGGTTTCACCCGCACGATCTCGGGCGTCAAGGCCGGTCAGTGGCGCAAGATCGAACTGGTAATCGCCTATGCCGATCAGGGCAACGTGAAGTTCGACATTCAGGTCGACAGTTTCGTCCTCGACCAGACGATCACCATCAACGGCACCGAAGGGCTCTGGGAGCCGCTCTACGTCGAGAAACCGCTTGTCGGAGCCCCCTCGCTCGTGTGGACAGGCCACGACTTCGGGGAGACGTTCCAGTTGACGGCCTCGATGTTCGACGAGGAGGGGCTCTGCTCGGAACCCTTCGAGATCGTCGCCACGGTCCCCGGCAAGGTGGCCCGTTTCGACATCGCCATCTCCTCGACCAACGAAGACTTCATGCAATCGCTCCGCAGCCTGAACATCGAAAAGTTTGACCTCTGCTCGATCAGCGGAACGGAGGCCACCATGCTCCAGGGATTTGGATTTCCGGTCGGCGACCAGATCAAGGGACTGACCTCCAAGACCCTCAACATCGGCGGACAGCTGCCCTCGATGCTCTACAACTTCGAAGGAACCCACACCTTCGCCTTCACGGTGACCGACGAGGAGGGACAGAAGGCCTCGGCCACGCTGACCCTGCTGGTCGACAAGGCCCACGAAGAGGGCGGTGCAGGCAATGCCCCCTCGATCGTCATGTTGACCGACAGCCACAATCTGGCCGAGCCCTACGTGATGAACGAAATCAAGGATATCGAGATCACGATCGCGGCCCCGAACGGAGGAATCAAGGAACTCTTCGTGACGGTCGAGTCGCAGGCGCTGGGCACGCTGCTCGAGCAGATCGGGCTCTCGTCGCTCATCTCGCCGGGCATCGACCTCTGCCACCCCGACGAGACGGCCGAAGACGTACTGGGAAATTTCGTC is a genomic window containing:
- a CDS encoding DUF4493 domain-containing protein; translated protein: MKFFTGLCSALALSALLLTGCVNEEPPYKSTDNGSAEAGTTGYLSGETLSLRIIADSQTDVRPDDTEDATQTPPQANAATRADVATDNYHVTIVNSGDQSPAFDGTYAELKSRLAEGPMELPIGSYDLTVRSHRDEELQAAAWNMPVYGTSRSFTITKDVTTSLGEIVCTLQNIKVTLLCSADLAEQLADDTKVVISLGDAALEFDKAHWDGNQAAFFLPAGEENTLDFVLTGTFTDGGEAGFTRTISGVKAGQWRKIELVIAYADQGNVKFDIQVDSFVLDQTITINGTEGLWEPLYVEKPLVGAPSLVWTGHDFGETFQLTASMFDEEGLCSEPFEIVATVPGKVARFDIAISSTNEDFMQSLRSLNIEKFDLCSISGTEATMLQGFGFPVGDQIKGLTSKTLNIGGQLPSMLYNFEGTHTFAFTVTDEEGQKASATLTLLVDKAHEEGGAGNAPSIVMLTDSHNLAEPYVMNEIKDIEITIAAPNGGIKELFVTVESQALGTLLEQIGLSSLISPGIDLCHPDETAEDVLGNFVGFPVGDEVLNQNSVLFKVGATFVGILAGNEIPSDVEGEPNTYKFHLRVTDNAGASTEATLTLVQPAK
- a CDS encoding S9 family peptidase encodes the protein MKKIILMMALAAVGLGACDRQRPEALKIDNALTAEEIAAGRFTPEVMWKMSRATASSLSPDGRTLLYQQTDYNVAENRGVTTLWVEDLASKAVTRLTDFTSNSLAPRWSADGGKIYFLSDRSGSMQVWEMSPTGGNVRQLSDLKGGIEGFGISPRGDKAWYVQRVQAADRRSADIHKDMDKSQARIYDDLMARHWDYWDEGEYLHLFVGDFGAEGLKPGTDIIGAEAAWDTPLAPYFDMAEIAWNNAGTMLAYTCKPLTGTAYAVSTDSDIFVYDVASGQTQNICKPTNFNTGELIESSRDNLPGYDKYPVWSPDDRMIAFLSQRRAGNESDKSRLFLYDCSTAEMRDLTEAFDYNAQNVVWEGNDRVWFIAPIEGTYQICRVAATDGEVEVLTKGDHSLTAFTTGGGRMVAERSTISSATEFFEVNTSDGSLTQISAINDAIYKNIRMGEVQKRWVRTTDGKQMLTWVILPPDFDPAQKYPTLLYCEGGPQSVVANGWSYRWNFQLMSAQGYVVVAPNRRGVPSFGQEWLDQISGDYSGQNIRDYLSAIDDVAREPWADEERMGCVGASYGGYSVYFLAGCHKKRFKAFIAHCGIFDFDSMYGETEELWFVNNDYGGPYWDRDNATAQRSYANSPHKFVEKWDTPILIFTGEKDFRIPYTQSLEAFTAARVRGIPARLVEFRDEAHQVFKPQNSMVWNREFFGWLDRYVKKAE
- a CDS encoding fimbrillin family protein, which encodes MKRWTTLLLLPLLAACSKAPEVATDPAAQTIEVAIGSGPRLDITTQSATRTTLDEEGTQVKWQTGDQLALWAVNSASQRVIEAATFSLYHYNASYNSASFRGSIPALAEDTYSYYAVSPVPAATDGLQVSYDIPAVQDGTFHGEWDVMVAKPVTGEALREHDRKDANGISDNSDIVNLQFAHKIHVLKITLPKNDLGEPITEIELTFPTAVTGRLTVDASNPEADATLSGGSKTLTLRFAEPKDAGDVVYAMIAPVTLEEGQQISILAVGESSESESRTFAPASADRTFAAGHTTPINYNVPGLGRMFTRLNFRLDEAGANTLGEEIDSFTVTAPEGWVFEDGTRSRTFQVSGTGDYLVRFRDYPNQTAETSGFQVTYDSEHALLTETFTLPAVTPETLNQVAAFRVPYLFEEDFSGVEQTIESENTELLTNYNLADWGGSRYSMAPGRLACAVWVASSTEGIFGGSHCGRLDSPVLPLKKSANIKVSYNIGGTQVTGAAFFGTSYWVSVCQFGTETNPASFPISGEENTPTNLIETFRPATGASMTGSLPTPKEYTINAEVGTRLSWRCSYEMESSTGSSPTLTRKTLYLYLDDIKVSIAQ
- a CDS encoding DUF4493 domain-containing protein, whose protein sequence is MKNYLFTLLASAAVVAGGCSKDESPASADGYGTLRILCTPDAAITTRAEIATSPVPEAGEFALRITGTDYDHSWTSVTEFNEAQPLLPTGEYTAEVSFGDPAAEGAGKPCYHGTKTIQILPRKSISEQIEARIVNSQVTVTSTEAFRTYFHDAVFTVTTSAGNRFTFKPGAGTQDEAVFVAAGTRLTLTGEAMLQSQTGTAFDRPYTFPEQTLEQTVARTRHTFCFDARDNGSATVTINLYDEYLDERTFEVELNDDSQKDPNA